DNA from Nitrospira sp. SG-bin1:
GTAGGTGAACCGCTTGCCGGCGAACTGTGCGGATTACGCGAATTAGGGCGATTCAGATGAGGCGAGCGAAGGAAGTGTGGTCAGGACGAGCGAGGCGGCTGGGTCATCCGGCTTGAGCGGTGAAACCAGCAAGGGCCGTTGCTCCTGATTGAACTGAGTCTTGGCCGCCCAGGCACGCCTCGGAGTCCCTTCAAGAGGTAGTAGGTGAAGAGGTGGCGGTACTTTGTGATCGTGAGTTTGTGGAGTAGAACAGGAGTTCTGTTTCGGCGTTTAGGGGGTACGAATGTCGATGCCGTCCAGGCGAAAGCTTAGAAAGTCCCGCGTATTGAAGGTGAGTAAGGTCTTCACGCGCGCAGCTCTTGCACAAGCTGCGATCACCCAATCATAGGTCCGACCGCCAGCTATGTCGTGGTGGGCGGCGTCTCGGAGCAGCGGCCGAAAGGCTTTGTTGTCCAAGGCTACGAGTGTTCCGACGTCGAGAAAACTGGTCTCGATCAGAGTGATCGCGTCCTGCGGCGACAGTCGATGGGGCGGCGGGAGTCTGGTGAGTACTGCGTAGGCCTCGATCAGGGTTGGCGTGGCGATGACCAGGGATTCCCGCTCCGCAAGTCGGCGCTCCATCTCCGTAATGGCTCGCTCATGGTGCTCATGCCAGGTGCACACCGTGGCGACCATGACGCTGGTGTCGGGGAGAAAACTACCCATATGGGGCTAGGAGGTTGCTCTGTCGCGGATCAGTTGTCGGCGTGTCCGCTCGACGGTCTCGCTCGTGAGTTGCTCGACCGGATGATCCGGCATCGCAACAAGAAACCGACCACGTTTCTTCAGCTTGACAGGGAGCGGTGCCGGCTCGATTTCAATTAGTCCCTGTCTCCAGCGGATCTCCAACTCGGCGCCTGGCTGTAGTCCTGCTTCCCGCCGCAGTTCCTTGGGAATCACCAGACGACCAGCAGTATCGATGGTTGTTTTCATGGTAGTAAATATACCATTGTTTTACCCATTCTGCAAACATGACCTTGGTACAATGGTTATTGTCTATACAGGTGCCGTGACGATTGGCCTGCCGAGATAGGAAGTGCAGTGAACGGTTGAGCCACTTGCCAGCGAACCATTATGAATCGTGCGGATTAGGGCGCTTCAGAAGAGGTAAGCGAAGGAAGTGCGGTCAGGACAAGCGAGGCGGCTGGGTCGTCCGGCTTGAGCGGGGGAAGCAGCAGAGGCCGTTGCTCCTGGTTAAACTGAGTCTTCGCCGCCCAAGCGACTTTTTGGCGCACGTAACCGGCGAGCTCTCCGAATGTGACGGTGCCGTTGCGGTTGGTATCAGCCTCGCCTCGGAGTCCCTTCAAGAGGTAGTAGGTGAAGAGGCCGTGGCGGTGCTGGTCGTCTTCCAGCCCCTTCGTCAAGTCGTCGCCCCCGATCAAGCCAATCGCATTGCCTCCACCGAGGTCCCAGTTGGGTGAAACGCTTTTTCCCTTCGCCTCGCCGCGCAATCTGGTCACCATCCCGTCGAACAAGAAGAGGACCTGTTTGGCCTTGAGCCTGGCGAAGGCCGACTCCAGGTCGGTGAGCGGGTAGAGTCGGGCCGAGTCCGTCGCACTGCCATCATAAGGCACCAGCATGATGTCACCGGTGGGTGTCACCAGCGCCTGTCCTGAAAAATAGACGATCACGACGGCATCCTGAGCGGCATGTTGTGGGAGCCAACCGAAGAACGCCTCATGGAGATCGGCTCGGAGGGCCTTCTGGTTGTGCAACAGCCGGATGTTGGACGGAGGGACGCCGCCGAGCGCCTGAAAATAGGCGGCGACGATGTCTGCGTCATGTGACGCATACTTGCGGGACGGCATCCGAGGGTCGAGATAGGAACTGAGGCCGACGGCAATCACAGAGGTGTTTGAGTGCCAGACTCCTGCTGTCTGCGCCGGGACCTGATCGATATTGTCCCCTCTGGATCCGGTTGGAGCAATCGTGAAGGAAAGTGTTTGAGGCGGGGGCGCGACCCCACTATGCTCCTCCACGGCAACCCGAATCTCGGCCGGCTGTGGCTGTGCGAGCAGCGGCAAGGTAGCGACAAATTCCAGCGATTTCGTCTGGCCCGGCTGCAGAGGCAGGATTCTCAAGACGGTCGTGGGGAACCGTTCGATGACCAGTTGGGTTCCGGTGAGGGAGGCCGATGCCTTCTCGATCTCGGCCGTTCCCGTATTGACGACGTCCACCCGTACCCGGATATGCTCGCCACCCTCGAACACGAGATCGCTGTTTTCGTCGAGGAGTGTCGCCTTGAACTGAAGATCCGGCGACGTTGAAGTCGAAGACCCTCCCCATTGTCCTGACTGGTTCGGATGCATCGATGCGATGGGCTCCGAGCCACCGGCCGCCAGTCTGGCATTCAGGGAGACACGGGTTGCAACATCGATGACGGTGTCGTGGATGAAGGGTTCGATGATGTAGTTGCAGTTTTTCGAAAGCTGTTCGAGTCGTAACCGTTCCTGCCGGGCCACCTTGATGTCTGCTTGCCGGAGCAAGTTCCCCTTTCGGTCATAGATGCGGGCAATGGCGTTGAGTTGGAGGTTCGCCGGGACGCGATCGTACAAGGCCTCCTTGATGAGGTCGAACGACGAATCCACCAACTCAACCTGAACGGCATAATCCGGCGTGGAGGCGTCGCCGGGGCCTTCGTCGCCCGTCCCTTTGAACGTGCGATGGATCCCTTCCCGTATGGCTTCCTCAAGCCGGTCTCCCAGCGGAATGTCCTGCAGCTGTCCGCAGGAATCGCTGTAGCGCAGCGTCAGGTCTTTCAGCGATGAATGAACGTCCAGCTTGGCAGTGGCCGGCAACGGGTCTCCCAGCGGGGGAAATTCGAGGTGTTTAGCGCAAGCGGTCGACAGGAGAAGCGCACACCCCATCCATGCCCTTGTTACCAACCCACTCCACTGAAACTGTTTTTTGGGGATCACGGCCTGACCTATGGTGCCGAATCGCGGTGTGACCGCCGCCACCGTACTGGAAACATCCGGGTGAAAGCAACCGTCCGGCAGGGAGGAGCGGCATGGATGTCTTTTAGGCGGTGAGGCGGTGAGAAGACATGTCCATTAGACTTCTCTCATGGCGGGACCTTGATAGGAGAGACTTTTCCTCTTTGAAGCTCATCGATGGCATGGTGTAAGATGAAGTGTTGAATCCCCAAAGATGCCTGTGTGTCCAACGCACTCTCGATGAGAGTCACATCCTGGAGGAATTCCGTTATGGCGAACTGGAGTCAGCAAGCGAGGAAGCTACTTATCGGCAGCGGACTGATTATGTGGGCTCTTGTCGGCAGTGGATGCGTGTCATCCGCATCGGCCGCAGGGGTCCCTCCAGCATGGGCGCAAGGCTTTTCGGACATTGTGAAAAAGACCACCCCTGCCGTCGTGAACATCGCCGTGACGGGCGGCGGGGAAGGGAGTCGCAGACGAGGGATGCCTCCGAACCCATTTGGAACCCCTCCTCCCCCCGGGGATGAGCCGGGAGGAGAAGGGCCCACGCCGCCGCCGATTCCGCATGGTCCGCCTGCGCCGCACGGCCGTCCGGATCAGAGTGCAGGCTCCGGCGTCATCCTGGACTCCAACGGATTCATTGTGACCAATAATCACGTCGTCGAGGGAGCCAGCCAGATCACGGTGACGCTCAGCGATCGGCGCGAGTTTACGGCGAAGGTGGTCGGCACCGATCCGAAGACGGACTTGGCGGTCATCAAGATCGAGGCCAAGGATCTGCCGTCGCTGAAATGGGCGGAGTACGAAAAGCTACAGGTAGGAGACCTGGTGCTGGCGGTGGGAAGTCCGTTCGGTCTGAGTTCGACTGTCACGCTCGGCATCATCAGCGCCCTTGGGCGTGGGAACGTCGGCATCGCGGACTATGAGGATTTCATTCAGACCGACGCCGCGATCAATCCTGGAAATTCCGGCGGCGCGCTGATCAACATGAACGGAGAGTTGATCGGGATCAACACCGCGATCTTCTCGCGGACCGGCGGGTCGGAAGGGATCGGGTTTGCGATTCCCAGCAGCATCGCGCTCGATATCGTGGACAGTCTGCAGAAGACCGGCAAAGTCGTGCGAGGGTGGATGGGCGTCGCGATTCAGGAAATCACGCCGGCCTTGGCGAAGTCGTTCAAACTGCCGGAGCAGCGGAAGGGCGTGTTGATCAGCGACGTCAATGAAAACGGACCGTCCCATGCCGCCGGTGTGAAGCGCG
Protein-coding regions in this window:
- a CDS encoding serine protease, which produces MANWSQQARKLLIGSGLIMWALVGSGCVSSASAAGVPPAWAQGFSDIVKKTTPAVVNIAVTGGGEGSRRRGMPPNPFGTPPPPGDEPGGEGPTPPPIPHGPPAPHGRPDQSAGSGVILDSNGFIVTNNHVVEGASQITVTLSDRREFTAKVVGTDPKTDLAVIKIEAKDLPSLKWAEYEKLQVGDLVLAVGSPFGLSSTVTLGIISALGRGNVGIADYEDFIQTDAAINPGNSGGALINMNGELIGINTAIFSRTGGSEGIGFAIPSSIALDIVDSLQKTGKVVRGWMGVAIQEITPALAKSFKLPEQRKGVLISDVNENGPSHAAGVKRGDVVVAFNGKEVQSVSQLRNLVARTVVGKDALVKVLRDGKEQMITVKVAERPSDEMLAKKETAPPKEAGETMKLPDNVLASLRVQTLDNALMSQLNISAKTVGVVITSVEPGGPAEAAGLQRGDVIQEVNHEPIKTLGDYQKAAEKIKKDELAVLLVNRQGNSLFVAINPK